In one Lolium rigidum isolate FL_2022 chromosome 3, APGP_CSIRO_Lrig_0.1, whole genome shotgun sequence genomic region, the following are encoded:
- the LOC124704483 gene encoding cullin-4-like: protein MSHPHATAPKRPFSSSSSPAPPHMKKAKLPAASSSSPGAAEKNGLHLDPTAAARGANGGEDADMLLADQDELRSPGASTPGGGTANLFRKKATLPQPSAAGATRKPLRIKIGQPKLPKNFEEDTWAILKDAITAIFLKQKLSCDVEKLYQAAGDLCLHKLGANLYERVKKECEIHIAEKISALVGQSPDLVVFLSLVQRTWQDFCDQMLIIRGIALLLDVKYVKNVPNLSSVWDMGLQLFRKHISLSPEIEHKTVTGLLRLIESERLGEAIDKTLLSHLLKMFTDLGMYSETFEKPFLECTSQFYATEGVKYLQQSDIPDYLKHAESRLQEEHERCILYLEANTRKPLIATTEKQLLQRHTSAIIEKGFTMLMEANRVTDLSRMYILFQRVDAIEMLKQALSLYIRGTGQGVIMDEEKDKDLVPFLLEFKASLDKILEESFAKNEAFSNTIKESFEHLINLRQNRPAELIAKFLDEKLRPGNKGTSEEELEGILDKVLVLFRYIQGKDVFEAFYKKDLAKRLLLGKSASIDAEKSMITKLKTECGSQFTNKLEGMFKDIELSKEINDSFKQSSQARTKLPTGIELSVHVLTTGYWPTYPPMDVKLPHELNVYQDIFKEFYLSKYSGRRLMWQNSLGHCVLKAEFPKGRKELAVSLFQSVVLMLFNDAQKLSFIDIKESTGIEDKELRRTLQSLACGKVRVLQKTPKGRDIDDKDEFVFNDDFSAPLYRIKVNAIQMKETVEENTSTTERVFQDRQYQVDAAIVRIMKTRKTLSHTLLITELFQQLKFPIKPADMKKRIESLIDREYLERDRSNPQIYNYLA from the exons ATGTCTCACCCCCACGCCACCGCCCCCAAGcggcccttctcctcctcctcctcccccgcgccgccgcacatGAAGAAGGCCAAGctccccgccgcctcctcctcctcccccgggGCCGCCGAGAAGAACGGGCTCCACCTCgatccgaccgccgccgcccggggCGCCAACGGCGGGGAGGATGCGGACATGCTGCTCGCCGACCAGGACGAGCTCCGCTCCCCCGGCGCGTCCACCCCCGGGGGCGGCACGGCCAACCTCTTCCGGAAGAAGGCCACGCTCCCGCAGCCCTCTGCCGCCGGCGCCACGCGCAAGCCCCTCCGCATCAAGATAG GTCAGCCCAAATTGCCGAAAAACTTTGAGGAGGATACTTGGGCAATTTTGAAGGATGCCATTACAGCCATCTTTCTCAAGCAGAAGCTTTCTTGTGATGTTGAGAAACTTTATCAG GCTGCCGGTGATCTATGTCTACACAAGCTAGGGGCAAATTTATACGAACGCGTGAAGAAAGAATGTGAAATACATATAGCGGAAAAAATATCAGCATTAGTGGGCCAAAGTCCAGATTTGGTTGTATTTTTGTCATTGGTGCAAAGAACATGGCAAGATTTTTGCGATCAAATGTTGATTATTCGTGGTATTGCTTTACTTCTTGATGTAAAATATGTCAAGAATGTCCCAAATCTATCTTCAGTGTGGGATATGGGGCTGCAGCTGTTCCGCAAGCATATATCACTGTCTCCGGAGATTGAACACAAAACCGTCACTGGTCTTTTAAGATTGATAGAGAGCGAGAG GCTTGGTGAAGCAATAGATAAGACATTGCTTAGTCATCTTCTGAAGATGTTTACTGATCTTGGAATGTATTCCGAGACTTTCGAAAAGCCTTTCCTTGAATGCACTTCTCAGTTTTATGCTACCGAAGGTGTCAAATATTTGCAACAGTCTGACATTCCAGATTATCTGAAGCATGCAGAG TCAAGGTTGCAAGAAGAACACGAAAGGTGCATTCTGTATCTGGAAGCTAACACGAGGAAGCCACTTATAGCAACTACAGAAAAACAATTGCTACAGCGACACACATCTGCGATTATTGAGAAG GGATTTACAATGCTTATGGAAGCAAATCGTGTAACGGACCTCTCGAGGATGTACATCCTTTTCCAGAGGGTTGATGCCATTGAGATGCTAAAGCAAGCGCTTAGTTTATATATCCGTGGCACAGGCCAGGGCGTTATCATGGATGAAGAAAAAGACAAAGATTTGGTTCCGTTTCTCCTGGAATTTAAGGCATCTCTTGATAAAATATTGGAAGAAAGTTTTGCCAAAAATGAGGCTTTCTCCAATACCATAAAGGAGTCATTCGAGCATCTTATCAACCTACGCCAG AACCGTCCTGCTGAATTGATCGCAAAGTTTCTTGATGAGAAACTTCGACCTGGAAATAAAGGAACTTCAGAAGAAGAACTGGAGGGAATACTTGACAAAGTTTTGGTTCTGTTCCGATATATACAA GGAAAAGATGTATTTGAGGCATTCTACAAGAAGGATCTGGCTAAGAGGTTGCTACTGGGAAAGAGCGCATCAATAGATGCTGAAAAATCAATGATTACAAAG CTTAAAACTGAGTGTGGAAGTCAATTTACCAACAAACTGGAGGGAATGTTCAAG GACATTGAATTATCCAAAGAAATAAATGATTCTTTCAAGCAATCATCTCAGGCAAGGACAAAGCTTCCAACTGGCATTGAATTGAGTGTCCATGTGCTTACAACAGG CTACTGGCCGACATATCCACCAATGGATGTAAAACTCCCACATGAACTTAATGTCTACCAG gATATATTTAAAGAGTTCTATTTGAGTAAGTACAGTGGAAGGCGTCTGATGTGGCAAAATTCGTTGGGTCACTGTGTCTTAAAAGCAGAGTTCCCTAAAGGTAGAAAGGAGCTTGCAGTGTCATTGTTCCAG AGTGTGGTTTTGATGTTGTTCAACGATGCACAAAAGCTAAGCTTCATCGACATAAAAGAGTCAACTGGTATTGAGGATAAAGAACTGAGAAGGACACTGCAGTCACTTGCATGTGGTAAAGTTCGGGTTCTCCAAAAG ACGCCAAAAGGACGAGATATAGATGATAAAGACGAATTTGTATTTAATGACGACTTTAGTGCTCCCCTCTACCGCATAAAG GTGAATGCAATTCAGATGAAAGAGACGGTAGAAGAAAACACGAGCACCACAGAGAGAGTATTCCAAGATCGTCAGTATCAG GTTGACGCAGCCATAGTTCGTATTATGAAGACAAGGAAAACCCTCAGCCACACCCTTCTAATAACTGAGCTTTTCCAGCAG CTCAAATTCCCGATTAAGCCAGCGGATATGAAGAAGAGAATAGAGAGCCTAATCGACAGGGAGTACCTGGAGAGAGACCGAAGTAACCCCCAGATATACAATTATCTTGCTTGA